Proteins from a genomic interval of Aspergillus flavus chromosome 7, complete sequence:
- a CDS encoding uncharacterized protein (of unknown function-domain containing protein) has product MGWFSDDSDQADAYNQVTHSPHKAELSHELLGAAAAYEAQKAYEKHCSENGTVDSYALNGKPDSHAEAKELMAGFAGAFLDRVIETKGLDYIDKKKAGHEAQNHLDELVADDNY; this is encoded by the exons ATGGGCTGGTTTAGCG ATGACTCGGACCAGGCAGATGCCTACAACCAAGTCACCCATTCACCCCATAAAGCCGAACTCTCTCACGAACTCCTCGGCGCTGCCGCAGCATACGAGGCGCAGAAAGCATACGAAAAGCATTGCTCTGAGAATGGTACCGTGGACTCCTACGCTCTCAATG GAAAACCCGATTCCCATGCGGAAGCTAAGGAGCTTATGGCCGGGTTTGCGGGGGCGTTTCTTGATAGAGTAATAGAAACGAAAGGCCTAGACTACAttgacaagaagaaggcaggACACGAGGCCCAGAACCACCTTGATGAGCTCGTGGCGGACGATAACTATTAG